In the Excalfactoria chinensis isolate bCotChi1 chromosome 18, bCotChi1.hap2, whole genome shotgun sequence genome, TAAGCAATAAGATATGCCAAGCCAcacatctgctgttcctgttcTCCTAACAGATTCTGGttttgcctcctgctgcaggtccCGTGGTTCACACACTCTCCATCACTCCTGTTGTTGATGGAGACTTCCTTCCTGACATGCCAGAGAACCTCTTTGCCAATGCTGCTGACATTGACTACATTGCTGGGGTCAATAACATGGATGGACATATCTTTGCTGGCTTTGATTTCCCTGCTATCAACCGTCCACTTAAGAAAATCAGTGCGTAAGTGGACATTCCTAAAACCCTTATCAAGAGGAACTTTAACATATTCCCAAACACCCAGGTCTGGAAGGGGCACTGTCTTCAGCACAAGATATCACTCCAAGCTGGAGTGCCCAAGGCATGTGTTGCCAATCCCAGGGAAATAACTAGTTTAGTGGGGAAGCCTTCCCAAATATCTTTAAGGTACCCCTGAACTCAGCAGTAGAGACAAGCTTGGCAGCCCTGATACTCTCTGTGTGGAGCATGTTCATGCTGGGTGTCTGGCCCATATGACCCCTCTTTCAGGACTAAAAGAGCTTATGGCCCATTTGGAACTCAAGTGGTTTGGCTGAGAAAGTTGTGGATCACATGTTCTCCATCTAGGACCTGGATTGAAACTCCTGGCTACTTCACCAAACAGTTACCAACCACAGAGGTTGGATGGGAGGACCTCTCCTCCAAAGGGAGCTGGGACAACTTCCATGTTCCTCTTCAAGCTGCTGGTCCTTAATCAGTTCATACCTCTTGTCTTTTCAGGAGCGAGGTCTACAACTTGGTCAAAGGATTTACTGCCGACAGGGGTGAGAGAGGAGCCAACTTGACGTACAATCTCTACACAGAGTCGTGGGGCGACAACCCAGAGCAACAAGTCATGAAGAAAACAGTGGTGGATCTGACTACTGACTACATTTTCCTGATTCCCACACAGTGGGCACTAAACCTGCACCATCAGAATGCCCGGTGAGGAGCACAGCATTGGTAGGAGCCCAGAGCTTGTTTGGGACCAAAACTGTACTCACAGCACAAGGGGCTCTGCCAATGTTTGGAGTGTAGTTATGAATCCACACTCCTTTTCCTGCTCTCCACTCACAGTTGCTAATCAAGTCCATTTTATTTCCCCAGGAATGCCAAGACTTACAGCTACTTGTTCTCCCAGCCATCTCGAATGCCCATCTACCCAAGCTGGGTAGGGGCAGACCACGCTGATGACTTGCAGTACGTGTTTGGGAAACCCTTTGCCACCCCTCTGGGCTACCTGCCCAAGCACAGGACAGTCTCATCTGCCATGATTGCTTATTGGACCAATTTTGCCCGGACTGGGTAAGTGATTCTGGTTCTACCTCTGgggctttctgcagcacttcaaCCTCTTGCTTTTGTCTATTAACTTCTCAGAAGCAATTCTCAAAAGCAGGGTGCCCTCTGAACTTTAACAAACCTGGCTCTATGTCTCCCAGTTTGCTCTGAGCCTTCCTCATCCAGAGAACACCTGGGAACAGCAGAAGCATGTTCAGAACTTGTGATCTCTCCTTATACTGTATGATGGGCAGGAGTTCAGtttgctgtgtgcagccagGGCCAATGCCAGTGGGGAGCAAAGGAGGAGAACTCAGGTTAGCAAGTAGCTCCTAGCAGGCAGAATTGCTATCACTTGTCTCAGTTCCAAACTCTCTCCTTGTACTCACTTAAAGCCTCACTTGAACACAGATAAGATCTGCAGAGAACACAGATCTGCCCCTATAAAActaaacttctgtttcttttttccccagcaatCCCAACAGTGGGTATTCAAAAGTGCCTGTTAACTGGCCACCCTACACCACTGACAGTGGCTACTACCTGGAAATCAACAACAAACTAAACGATAACTCAGTGAAGCAGAACCTAAGAACCCCATTTGTGAACTACTGGAATTCAGTCTATCTAAAACTGCCACTGGTTGCCAGCACATCCTAAGCTGCGGAGGTGCTGAAAACCCAAGTAAAGCCATCTTTTAAAGACAGACCAAGTTCATTAAATGCTTGCTTGAAACTGAGGGATTTTGGCTTATGAATGTCTCTGTCATTACAGTTTTCTCCCTAACACTACAGTTAGGAAGGAAGCAGCATCTAATCTCTGAGCAAAGCATGCTCCCCTGACAGCAGTGGCTCAGTTAATGATGCATCAGTGCATCAATGGCTCGAggtttgttttcccttgttcCTTGCATGATCCCTAGCAGGACAGACCCAATCTATACCTCTGGATATTGCCCCTTTCTAATCATCCACATTAATGACAAACATCTCATAGATAATTACATGCATTACAATACATGTAATACATGCACACGAATCTCTTAGAGAACTGTTGCCCAAttaactaataaataaataaataaacgcAAGGAGGTTATTCTGCATTGGTTTATGGCCACAAGTCTCTGCTTCACAAAGGCCAAGCTAAGCTGTGAGCTACAGCTCCGAACTGAGGAAATAAGGAGAGGATCAGGATTTGTCACCCAGGATTTGTGCCTGGAGCTATTCACAACCTTACAACACCGTGGATGCTCATAACCCTGTCCCATACCAACATCCTCCCTGTGCCCACGGCCACCTGCATGTAGCTCTAGTGCACACCGTATCAAAGGGTATTTACTCTTCACCTGTTTCTACTTAGTAATTTTGTGGGCACACAATTGAATTTGCTCAGtaggggaaataaaaggaaagttCAATGGCAGCTTACAAGTGTAATGCAAGCagagaacaaggagaaaaggagagacGTTACGATGCTCAGGCATTAgaacaaagactgaaaacacCCTTTAAAATGTGGATAAATCCATGCTTCCTACCAACGTGAAGCCCAAGGCCAGAGAAACCAGAACTCAATGTGCAGAACTCAGCAGAACTTCACCTTTCAGTTCTTTACCTGGGAAGATTCCGCTGCAATGCGCGCTATGaccgccagggggcgctgcgAGAGCGGCCCATTGCCAGCGCCTGCCGGAGCTGCGTATGGGATGCATGGGGTGGATATAGGATGCCCGAGAAACAGCGTCAGTTATTAAGGAGATCAGGAGGATAGAGATGGAGCTACATAAGCCCAGAGAACCCTTCATGGTGGTTCTGAGATAGGGATCGGTGCCCTGCATCACACCTAAGGGACAGCAAGGGacacaaagcacagaggaaCCTAAAGGCGGCCCGGAACCTTCGTGCGGCGGAACCATCGCGATGCGGCTCCGGGGGGAAGGAATAGGGGATGGAGCGGGGAGCAATGGCGGCGGATGGGCCTGGCACGGAGCGGGGCTCGGGGGTGTTGGAGCTGCCCAGCGCCCCGCGTTTGGTGTGCGTGGAATACCCGGGGCTGGTGCGGGATGTCGGAGCGATGCTGCGGActctgggaggagaggaaggggtGTCGAGGGTGAGGGGCTGCCGGAGGCCGCGTGTGAGGGAggcgggctgcggggcggcccAGCTCTGTGGTATGGAGTTGGTGGGAAGGCCGCTCGGCGGGATGGAGGTGACGACGTGCCGCCTGTCTGTGATACAGATCTACGCGGAGCCCGGCAAGAGGTTGGAGCTGTGTTTCCGTCCCAAGGATCCTTACTGCCATCCCCTGTGCGCCAACCGCTTCCCCGCCTCTGCCATGCTGCTCAAGGTgaagaggaggagcaggaggaagggcGAGGAGGAGCGGGATGTCCGCTTTGAGATGGAAGTTATTGGGATCGTCGCGACGGTTTACAAGTTCCAAGGTAATCCTTGTGGTTTTGTCCCCAGGGCTTCAAGGCTGACGGGAAAGAGAAAGGTTGACTTTTAAGACTGGAAGGAAGATGCCATCTGTTATTACAGCCTTTGCACAGACCTATCAGACTCCTGAAGGCTGAGCGTTGGGAGAAGCGTTATCTTCACAATACACTAACCAGCATTCTGACTTCTGTTTCCCATAGGAATGTCAGATTTCCAGTACCTAGCAATGCATTCCGGTCCCGATGGCAAACAAACCTCCATGTATGACAAAGTCCTGATGCTCAAACCGGAGAAGGAAGAGTTTTTCAATAGGGAATTACCTCTGCACATCCCTCCACCCATTTTCTCACGTCTGGACACTCCTGTTGACTATTACTATCGGCCAGATGTCCAACACAGGTTAGTGCCCTTTCTCATTCTAGAATAAACAATCCATGTTGCTTCTTGAATAGAATCTAGTTTGATATATACTTCTAACAGGCAAGTCTTCAAGTTAAGGTTTCCTTTTTTATCATATGGAGATGAACTGAATCCATTCTGATGTCAGAATGCTGATGCTCTTGAAGCATCAGGCTAGCATTCAATACGTAGCTCATGCATTTCATTAGTTTTTTGCTACTGATTGCTCAGTAGAAGATAATAGCTTTTCCTGCAGGAAACAACATGTAGCACAAGGTACACGAGGGTGTTTTTCGGCCTGCTTCCCATGGGCTGAAGCTGTATGGAGGCTGTGAGGAGTCAATGCCATATGTTCCTCTGACCACATTTGCTGGATCTGTTTCCTCCAGGCCTATGGTCACTTATGCCAGAAGAACAGCCTGCAAGGTCTCCCACaagaaacagatttcatttttctcactgaGCTCTTTTATCATCATCAAAAAATATCTCAGTAATTGCGTTTCTGTTTCACGTCATCTTTGTACCCTGATGAACTCCAGGAGTTACAGTGGAGCAAGGAGAGAACGTGCAGCCTTTTGTGCAACAAATCTATCTCGTACAAATCAGTAATGACAGCCTGGAGGGTTTCTTGATCCCTTCTCCTCAgtcatctggaaaacaaacttCATTTTTGCATGTTCCCATTAAATCCACATGCTTGTGTGTGACATAGGCAGAAAGCAAACCCAGTCCTTTGCTCTGTCTTGTAGGGAGGGCTATAACAATCCCCAGGTGTCTGCTGAGAACCTCATTGGCCACAGCAGGGCCCGACGCCCCAACAATGCCATCTTTGTGAACTTTGATGATGATAAAGTCCCAACCAAACCACTGGATGCTGCTGCACAGGCCTGGAAGAAAGTGTGCACCAATCCTGTGGACAGGAATTTGGAGGAAGAGCTGAGAAAAGTACGTGCCACGTtcctgagctgggctgggcacTCAGCCCTGGTGTGCTGTGTAGGAAAAGACCACATGCAGCCCTTTGCTTTGAGTTCCAGAAGATGGTTGCAGTCCTAATGACTTGCTGGCTCCTCCAAAGGTTTTGTGATTGTGATGTGAAGTTCCATATATAAGATTGTTAGGGTGGTGCGGCCTGTTAAATTACACCAGGATTCACAATCCAGGCCATTGGCTTTGATTCCCATTCACTATCAGCTGTTATTTGTAAccttggcaaaaaaaaaacaaaacatatttgctttttctgttctctgatcCTTCAAATGAGAGGTGCCCAGGATACCAGAACATTTGGTGTCCAGAACAGCTGCACTTCTCCTTGTAAATAATGGGTGGGATAAAAATTTGTCAAAGCATGACACCATCATATCAAGCAATTCAATGAGGGGCACGTATCTGAAATTACTATGTATTATTTCAGCTCTTTGAAGCTCGTCCAGTCTGGTCTCGGAATGCAGTTAAAGCAAATATCAGCATCCACCCAGACAAACTGAAGCTTCTGTTGCCTTGTTTGGCCTACTACATGGTAAGTCTGTATATCTGCCCTTGTTCCTGTTTGATGCAGTTAGTAGACAGCAAGGGTAGATCACCTGGGTGTTCCTTGCTCTCTGCAGTTTCTGAGGTCCTATCTGAGCTTAACGTTATGTAAGAGAAACCTTCCCCTTGAACAGAAGTTATAACCATGGAGGATTCGGTAGCTGCTAGCTCTGTTGGATCTGGTCTACTTTTGTAGTACTATCAGACACTCAGATTAATTGTCCATCTGGCAATGATAGCAGATTTCTttccaaacagatttttatgaccttgcagattatttttaaaggcacaCAAATATTTGGGCTTCAGGACCTTGCCCAATTTTGGTACATAAAAACTGGTTGTATAAAGCAATGAAGGGACTGGTAAAGAAATAGGTTTGGACAGTGCAGGAGAATACTAGAATTTTCTAAGAGACTGCAATACAGCTGTGTTTGCAACTTGTCCCCCCTGTTTGTTTACACAGATAACAGGTCCTTGGAGGAGCTTATGGGTTAGGTTTGGGTATGACCCTAGAAAACACCCTGAAGCAAAGATTTATCAAGTACTGGACTTCCGAATTCGCTGTGGAATGAAATATGGTAAAAGGGTCTGACCCCCAGCGACCATCTCTGCTGTGTGGTTAATCCTTGTAGttcttttagttttgtttgttttcaaactcTTTTGCTCTGTCTGCTCTGATGGAGAGTGCATCTTTTGAGTTCATTCCTTCCTGCAGTTCTTCCACAAACTCCTTTCAACTTTATACTATGCCGTATTTCTTCCCTCATTTGGCATGTTCCAAACCTTACAAACAGCTTGCTGGCTTTCCTTCTCCATGCATTCAAAGCCCAAGTGTGTGTCAGCAGACCATCTTCACTCTTGCTCAGGGGAAGCATCGAGCAGTAGATTCTGTTGCTTGCATGAGCAGGAAACCAGGGCTCAGGCTGTGGTACATAGGGTTcttttgctgtgattttgtACAGAGCAAGTTGAAGGAAAGGACTTTCTGAGGTCATAAAGTAAGTGCTTGAGAGAGCTGTCGTCTAGTCCTTATGGTCAGATCACATCTTCCCCTCTGTCCAACCAAAAAGGTTTTATCCGATACTTCTCCCTATCTTGCAAAAGTCAGCCTTCATTTCACACAGTAGTCCAGCACTTCTGTTACTGAGCTAGGCATATTCTGTGGGATGCTTATCTTCAGTTCAcgattggttttcttttctcacttctAGGTTACACCCCTAGCGATATGCCAGTGAAAGCAAAACGCAGCACATACAACTACAGCCTGCCCATCACTATCAAAAAGCCAGGTATGTCGTGCCAGCTGAAGGGGTGTCTgactcttctgtttctttggtTTACTCCATCTGAATTAACACTGAGAGGTATCAGTACAATGCCACAATGAAATTGTTCCCAATCGGTTCTCTATTGTTTTTCAGTAAGTCATACAGTCAGTGTACACGATCTGAAGCAGGGACTCGGTACTCCTGGTGCATCTAGTGCAAAAAAGCTTGCCTCCAGCAGGTATAAACTGAAGGTAAGCATTATTCTCTTACCATTATCTTGAAACAGCATAATAAAAAGGcactattttctgttttgaaattcatTAAGGGTGTGGGTTTCTCTTCAAGACATGCATGAGTTGAAGATCACAAGTTTACCTTGAGAGCCACTTGTTGAACATATCACTACAGAACTTTACTTGCTGTTctgtaaatgtatttcttacatGGGATTGGTACTTTTGTCCCAGCCTTAAACACAATGAGCGCTTTGTTTCAGTTGAGAAAACTGGAGAACTTAAAGGGCAGTGACAGAACATTGCTGTGTGTTTATCGGGTCATACTGCAGGATTAGCAGGGTAAAATTGATATTTAAATAGGagcctgtttggttttttttcttccttttcactaGAACAAAACTGCTGAGATACAGTAACAAGCTGCTAACAAAGCTGTAGCTTGGATACTAAGTATTTTGTGACTGGGGACAAATCTCTGCAGGAGGTGCTTTGTTGTTAACTCAGTGCTTTGCTATTATACCAGAGTTGCCCTGTTACACCTCAGAGTGAGCATTAAATCctttccatctttccttttAGGAAACCGTCTATATTTTCCGAGAAGGAGTCTTACCCCCTTATCGGCAGATGTTCTATCAACTCTGTGACTTGAATGTGGAAAGGTATTACTGCCAGCTGACTCCTCCTTTAGAGCTAGATTTCAAAGCCTGTTTATATCCACTTCGTTACTCTCAGTCTCCTTGACCAGAAACCTAAGAGGTATTTGGCttctgaataaaaacagaacagacttCTCACCTAAACTTCCTTTTTCATATGACAGGTGAATAATATGCTTTCCAACTCAAGGAAAGCAAAGTAAGCCACAGTCCGTCTTACTTGAAGCCTGCAACTGAGTATAGAAGGCTAACATTTCACcctctttctgttgctttttagCCTACAAAAAATCATCCATCGGAATGATAGTACAGAGTCAGAATGCACGGAGAGGGATGGATGGTGCCTTCCAAAGACTAGCGATGAGCTGCGAGATAGCA is a window encoding:
- the GTF3C5 gene encoding general transcription factor 3C polypeptide 5 isoform X2 — translated: MRLRGEGIGDGAGSNGGGWAWHGAGLGGVGAAQRPAFGIYAEPGKRLELCFRPKDPYCHPLCANRFPASAMLLKVKRRSRRKGEEERDVRFEMEVIGIVATVYKFQGMSDFQYLAMHSGPDGKQTSMYDKVLMLKPEKEEFFNRELPLHIPPPIFSRLDTPVDYYYRPDVQHREGYNNPQVSAENLIGHSRARRPNNAIFVNFDDDKVPTKPLDAAAQAWKKVCTNPVDRNLEEELRKLFEARPVWSRNAVKANISIHPDKLKLLLPCLAYYMITGPWRSLWVRFGYDPRKHPEAKIYQVLDFRIRCGMKYGYTPSDMPVKAKRSTYNYSLPITIKKPVSHTVSVHDLKQGLGTPGASSAKKLASSRYKLKETVYIFREGVLPPYRQMFYQLCDLNVESLQKIIHRNDSTESECTERDGWCLPKTSDELRDSMSLMIKQIIRSTRPALFSSTTSSEDGKEQLAYESGEDEDDEEEEEEDFKPSDGSENEMETEILDYV
- the GTF3C5 gene encoding general transcription factor 3C polypeptide 5 isoform X1, which produces MERGAMAADGPGTERGSGVLELPSAPRLVCVEYPGLVRDVGAMLRTLGGEEGVSRIYAEPGKRLELCFRPKDPYCHPLCANRFPASAMLLKVKRRSRRKGEEERDVRFEMEVIGIVATVYKFQGMSDFQYLAMHSGPDGKQTSMYDKVLMLKPEKEEFFNRELPLHIPPPIFSRLDTPVDYYYRPDVQHREGYNNPQVSAENLIGHSRARRPNNAIFVNFDDDKVPTKPLDAAAQAWKKVCTNPVDRNLEEELRKLFEARPVWSRNAVKANISIHPDKLKLLLPCLAYYMITGPWRSLWVRFGYDPRKHPEAKIYQVLDFRIRCGMKYGYTPSDMPVKAKRSTYNYSLPITIKKPVSHTVSVHDLKQGLGTPGASSAKKLASSRYKLKETVYIFREGVLPPYRQMFYQLCDLNVESLQKIIHRNDSTESECTERDGWCLPKTSDELRDSMSLMIKQIIRSTRPALFSSTTSSEDGKEQLAYESGEDEDDEEEEEEDFKPSDGSENEMETEILDYV